In Polaribacter sp. Hel_I_88, the following proteins share a genomic window:
- the prfA gene encoding peptide chain release factor 1: MLDKLRIVKQRYDEVSDLIIQPEIIMDQKRYAQLMKEYKDLGDVNKKGEEYRELTNNIEEAKEIIADGSDAEMTEMAKMQLEEANTRIPELEDEIKVLLIPKDPEDSKNAVVELRAGTGGDEASIFAGDLFRMYSKYCESKGWKVSTVDYSEGTNGGFKEIQFEVTGNDVYGILKFEAGVHRVQRVPQTETQGRVHTSAATCMVFPEAEEFDVEINPKDVRIDFFCSSGPGGQSVNTTYSAVRLTHIPTGLVAQCQDQKSQHKNKEKAFKVLRSRLYDMELAKKNAEDALKRGSMVSSGDRSAKIRTYNYAQGRVTDHRIGLSLYDLPNIMNGDIQKIIDELMLAENTEKLKSLGDGI, translated from the coding sequence ATGTTAGATAAATTAAGAATTGTTAAGCAACGTTATGATGAGGTTTCGGATTTAATTATTCAGCCAGAAATTATCATGGATCAAAAGCGTTATGCGCAATTGATGAAAGAATATAAAGATTTAGGTGATGTTAATAAAAAAGGAGAAGAATACCGAGAATTAACAAACAATATAGAAGAAGCAAAAGAAATAATTGCAGATGGCTCTGATGCAGAAATGACAGAAATGGCCAAAATGCAATTAGAAGAAGCCAACACTAGAATTCCTGAATTAGAAGACGAAATTAAGGTTTTATTAATACCAAAAGATCCAGAAGATTCTAAAAATGCAGTTGTAGAATTAAGAGCAGGAACAGGTGGAGATGAAGCAAGTATTTTTGCTGGAGATTTGTTTAGAATGTATTCTAAATATTGCGAAAGTAAAGGCTGGAAAGTTTCTACAGTAGACTATTCTGAAGGGACAAATGGTGGTTTTAAAGAAATACAATTCGAAGTTACAGGAAACGATGTGTATGGAATTTTAAAGTTTGAAGCTGGTGTGCATCGTGTACAAAGAGTTCCACAAACTGAAACACAAGGTAGAGTGCATACATCAGCAGCTACGTGTATGGTTTTTCCTGAAGCAGAAGAATTTGATGTTGAGATTAATCCAAAAGATGTAAGAATCGATTTTTTCTGTTCCTCAGGTCCAGGAGGTCAATCAGTAAACACAACGTACTCTGCTGTTCGTTTAACACATATTCCAACAGGTTTGGTTGCACAATGTCAAGATCAAAAAAGTCAGCATAAAAACAAAGAAAAAGCTTTTAAAGTATTACGTTCTCGTTTATATGATATGGAGTTAGCGAAGAAAAATGCAGAAGATGCATTAAAACGTGGTTCCATGGTTTCTTCTGGAGATAGAAGTGCAAAAATTAGAACCTACAATTATGCTCAAGGTAGAGTTACAGATCATAGAATTGGGTTGTCTTTATACGATTTGCCAAATATTATGAATGGCGATATTCAAAAAATAATTGATGAATTGATGCTAGCCGAAAACACTGAAAAACTAAAAAGTTTAGGAGACGGAATTTAA
- a CDS encoding sulfatase, with the protein MKNLLLIIVIILNLFSCKKKDSEQVTLFKEVKKPNILFILVDDLGVKDLGFTGSTFYETPNIDALAAKSTIFTQGYAGSRVCSPSRATIMTGKFTARHGITDWIGAKSGEDWRKNNREDQLLPANYVLNLPKEEITLAETMQSNGYKTFFAGKWHLGKEGSYPENHGFDINIGGWESGSPKGGYFSPFKNPKLENKKDGENLSIRLANETSNFIKQHKETPFFAFLSFYAVHGPIQTNQEKWQKYRNKAKNIGIKENGFKMERKLPIRKTQDNPIYAGLVESMDDAVGIVLNALKEHHLDKNTIVIFTSDNGGVASGDAFSTSNLPYKGGKGYQWEGGIREPYLVYVPWNTSEYIIIDYPVTGADFYPTILDYTNIKFLPNQHKDGISLKPIIEENKIPNKRPLFWHYPHYGNQGGDPSSMIREGDWKLIHYYENNSNELYNLKEDASEQHNVANKFPEITTKLNQKLHNWLVSVNAKYPKKDYQFNIEKRRLYETRIVTKLLPKLEKERIKMLKKDFQPNPNWWGSKQTKD; encoded by the coding sequence ATGAAGAACCTTTTGCTAATAATAGTAATAATTTTGAATCTTTTTTCTTGTAAAAAGAAAGATTCAGAACAAGTAACGTTATTTAAAGAAGTAAAAAAACCAAACATACTTTTTATTTTGGTTGACGATTTAGGAGTTAAAGATTTAGGTTTTACGGGTAGTACATTTTATGAAACTCCCAACATAGATGCTTTAGCTGCTAAAAGCACTATTTTTACACAGGGTTATGCTGGTAGTAGAGTTTGCAGTCCTTCTAGAGCAACCATCATGACAGGGAAATTTACAGCAAGACATGGTATAACAGATTGGATTGGAGCAAAATCAGGAGAGGATTGGCGAAAAAACAATAGAGAAGATCAATTGTTACCCGCAAATTACGTACTTAATTTACCAAAAGAAGAAATTACACTTGCAGAAACGATGCAATCGAATGGTTATAAAACGTTTTTTGCTGGCAAATGGCATTTAGGAAAAGAAGGTTCATATCCAGAAAATCATGGCTTTGACATCAATATTGGGGGTTGGGAAAGTGGGAGTCCAAAAGGAGGTTATTTTTCACCTTTTAAAAACCCAAAATTAGAGAATAAAAAAGATGGTGAAAATTTATCTATACGTTTGGCAAACGAAACTTCTAACTTTATCAAACAACATAAAGAGACACCTTTTTTTGCTTTTTTGTCCTTTTATGCTGTTCATGGTCCAATACAAACCAATCAAGAAAAATGGCAGAAATATCGAAATAAAGCAAAAAATATAGGCATTAAAGAAAACGGTTTTAAGATGGAACGCAAATTGCCAATTCGTAAAACTCAAGACAATCCTATTTATGCTGGTTTAGTTGAAAGTATGGATGATGCTGTTGGCATCGTTTTAAACGCACTTAAAGAACATCACTTAGATAAAAATACGATTGTTATTTTCACTTCAGACAATGGTGGTGTTGCATCTGGAGATGCGTTTTCAACCTCAAATTTGCCTTATAAAGGTGGTAAAGGATATCAATGGGAAGGTGGCATTAGAGAGCCTTATTTGGTATATGTTCCTTGGAATACATCTGAATACATAATAATTGATTATCCAGTAACAGGTGCCGATTTTTATCCAACAATTTTAGACTATACAAATATCAAGTTCTTACCAAATCAGCATAAAGATGGCATCAGTTTAAAACCCATTATTGAAGAAAATAAAATCCCAAATAAAAGGCCTTTGTTTTGGCATTATCCACATTATGGAAATCAAGGTGGTGATCCTTCTTCTATGATTAGAGAAGGCGATTGGAAACTTATTCATTATTATGAAAATAATAGTAATGAATTGTACAATTTAAAAGAGGATGCATCTGAACAACATAACGTAGCCAATAAATTTCCCGAAATTACAACAAAGCTCAATCAAAAATTACACAATTGGTTGGTGAGTGTTAATGCAAAATATCCAAAAAAAGACTATCAATTTAATATTGAAAAAAGAAGGTTATACGAAACTAGAATAGTAACCAAACTGTTACCAAAATTAGAAAAAGAACGCATAAAAATGCTGAAGAAAGATTTTCAACCCAACCCAAATTGGTGGGGAAGTAAACAAACAAAAGACTAA
- a CDS encoding solute:sodium symporter family transporter — MQILTFLGFTILVAVISYLATRKNSEDSSDGYFLGGRSLTAGVIAGSLLLTNLSTEQIVGLNGSAYTSGLSVMVWETLAAIAMIVTAVFLLPRYLKSGLTTVPGFLEKRFDVSTKTLTSILFLTGYVVVLLPVILYSGSLAISGMFDVPTLLGVTHTQSIWICVWGIGIIGSIYAVFGGLKAVAVSDSINAIGLLIGGLLIPVFGLLLIGDGSLSDGLNILVTENPDKFNSIGGATDPVPFYTIFTGMMLVQLFYWGTNQQIIQRALGAKDLKEGQKGLLLASFIKILGPLIVVLPGLIAYHIFEGNLETADSAYPMLVKKVLPAEWVGFFAAVLFGAILSSFNSVLNSSVTLFGIDVYKQHINKEADEKTVVKYGKAFGVILAIAAMCIAPLIANAGSLFDYLQEINGIYSIPILTIIVVGFTTKKVPAIAAKIGLVSGCLLYIISQFFLQPYFINSALENAKLSGITEASELALIESQAYPHFLDVMAILFVLNILIMLIIGKLKPMKTAFNQEYTKQVDISPWKYVNQVSIIICVIVIGVYIYFA; from the coding sequence ATGCAAATACTTACATTTTTAGGCTTTACAATATTGGTAGCAGTAATATCATATTTGGCAACAAGAAAAAATTCAGAAGATTCTTCTGATGGCTATTTTTTAGGTGGCAGAAGTTTAACTGCTGGCGTAATTGCGGGTTCATTATTATTGACTAATTTATCTACAGAACAAATTGTAGGTTTAAACGGATCTGCCTATACAAGTGGTTTATCTGTAATGGTTTGGGAAACCTTAGCAGCTATTGCCATGATTGTTACCGCTGTTTTTTTGTTACCTAGATATTTAAAAAGTGGATTGACAACCGTTCCTGGTTTTTTAGAAAAACGTTTTGATGTAAGTACAAAGACACTTACTTCCATATTATTCTTAACAGGTTATGTAGTTGTGCTATTACCAGTAATTTTATATTCTGGATCTTTAGCAATAAGCGGAATGTTTGATGTGCCAACTTTGTTAGGCGTAACTCATACACAATCCATATGGATTTGTGTTTGGGGAATTGGAATTATTGGCTCTATCTATGCAGTTTTTGGGGGATTAAAAGCTGTAGCCGTTTCAGATTCTATTAACGCTATTGGCTTATTAATTGGAGGTTTATTAATTCCTGTTTTTGGATTATTATTGATTGGTGATGGAAGTTTATCAGATGGATTAAATATTTTAGTGACAGAAAATCCTGATAAATTTAATTCGATTGGTGGCGCTACAGATCCTGTTCCTTTTTATACCATTTTTACAGGAATGATGTTGGTACAGCTATTTTATTGGGGAACAAACCAACAAATTATACAAAGAGCATTGGGTGCAAAAGATTTAAAAGAAGGTCAAAAAGGATTATTATTAGCTTCATTCATTAAAATTTTAGGGCCTTTAATCGTTGTTTTACCAGGATTAATTGCCTACCATATTTTTGAAGGAAATTTAGAAACTGCAGACAGTGCATACCCAATGTTAGTTAAAAAAGTACTTCCTGCAGAATGGGTTGGTTTTTTTGCAGCAGTATTATTTGGAGCTATTTTAAGTTCTTTTAATAGTGTTTTAAACAGCTCTGTAACTTTATTTGGAATTGACGTTTACAAGCAACATATCAACAAAGAAGCAGATGAAAAAACAGTTGTAAAATACGGTAAAGCTTTTGGAGTCATCTTAGCAATAGCTGCCATGTGTATTGCTCCTTTAATTGCCAATGCTGGGAGTTTATTCGATTATTTACAAGAAATTAACGGTATTTACAGTATTCCAATTTTAACCATTATTGTTGTTGGTTTTACCACTAAAAAAGTGCCTGCTATTGCTGCTAAAATCGGTTTAGTGTCTGGTTGTTTATTATATATCATCAGTCAATTTTTTCTACAACCCTATTTTATCAATTCAGCATTAGAAAATGCTAAATTATCAGGAATCACAGAAGCATCAGAATTAGCTTTAATTGAATCTCAAGCATATCCGCATTTTTTAGATGTTATGGCAATACTATTTGTTTTAAACATACTAATTATGTTGATCATTGGGAAATTAAAACCAATGAAAACAGCTTTTAATCAAGAGTATACAAAACAGGTAGATATTTCTCCTTGGAAATACGTAAATCAGGTAAGTATTATTATTTGTGTAATTGTAATAGGTGTCTACATATATTTTGCATAA
- a CDS encoding sulfatase produces the protein MKNKKAFIIFVCGLFCLTTFAQNTKVKPNVLFIICDDLNDYQGVFGGHPQAKTPNIDKLASMGVQFVNAQTNVPVCSPSRNSLITGVYPHESKDYGWTDLKKQPVLKNNKTIMRYFKENGYVTLGTGKITHGNMEKDWDEWGLSLKNNYGPFYFDGKNKKALPTVPAPYRNIGHVDGSFGRLSDAGISEGKKDTKGLVYGWNNEPMRYVNDNDRDLMQDELHAQWAVEKIKELEKREQQQPFFMGIGFVRPHTPLHAPDKYFDMFPIEDLKLDYWQKDDIKDTYWNANFDRKQKGSRYFRTLLKSYNGDRELALKHFLQAYLACVAFVDEQVGKVMEALNESAFKDNTIVVFTSDHGWQMGEKEYLFKNSPWEESARIPMIIKAPGAKPGLKIEQPVSLIDLFPTFVDLCDLEGDNKMNPKGGNLGGYSLKPLLENNQNNWKGPNGALTVVGNFGIKIPTEKQNFSYRTKNWRYIKYSNGQEELYNHQIDGYETNNVASESKYLDIKKKLINEVNAIINKK, from the coding sequence ATGAAAAATAAGAAGGCTTTCATAATTTTTGTATGCGGACTTTTCTGTCTGACTACATTTGCGCAAAATACTAAAGTAAAACCCAATGTCTTATTTATTATTTGTGATGATTTAAATGATTATCAAGGTGTTTTTGGGGGCCATCCACAAGCAAAAACACCCAATATTGATAAATTGGCATCCATGGGTGTTCAGTTTGTAAATGCACAAACCAATGTTCCTGTATGCTCACCATCAAGAAACAGTCTTATTACAGGTGTTTATCCTCATGAATCTAAAGACTATGGATGGACAGACCTAAAAAAGCAACCCGTTTTAAAGAATAACAAAACCATAATGCGTTATTTTAAAGAAAATGGTTATGTAACTTTAGGAACAGGCAAAATTACCCATGGTAATATGGAAAAAGATTGGGATGAATGGGGCTTGTCTTTAAAAAATAATTATGGTCCGTTTTATTTTGATGGAAAAAATAAAAAAGCATTACCCACTGTACCAGCACCTTATAGAAATATAGGTCATGTAGACGGTTCTTTTGGACGATTATCGGATGCAGGAATCTCTGAAGGCAAGAAAGATACAAAAGGATTGGTTTATGGTTGGAACAATGAACCCATGCGTTATGTAAATGATAATGATAGAGATTTAATGCAAGATGAATTGCATGCACAATGGGCTGTGGAAAAAATTAAAGAACTAGAAAAAAGAGAGCAACAACAACCCTTTTTTATGGGTATTGGTTTTGTAAGACCACATACTCCATTGCATGCTCCTGATAAATATTTTGATATGTTTCCAATAGAAGATTTAAAATTAGATTATTGGCAAAAGGATGATATAAAAGATACGTATTGGAATGCTAATTTTGATCGTAAACAAAAAGGATCTCGATATTTTCGTACACTATTAAAATCTTATAATGGTGATCGAGAATTGGCGTTAAAACATTTTTTACAAGCCTATTTGGCGTGTGTTGCTTTTGTTGATGAACAAGTTGGTAAAGTAATGGAGGCTTTAAATGAAAGTGCATTTAAAGACAATACCATTGTAGTTTTTACCAGCGATCATGGTTGGCAAATGGGTGAAAAAGAATATTTGTTTAAAAACTCACCTTGGGAAGAAAGTGCCAGAATTCCAATGATCATAAAAGCACCCGGAGCAAAACCCGGTTTAAAAATTGAACAACCAGTTTCTCTAATCGATTTATTTCCAACGTTTGTAGATTTGTGTGATTTAGAAGGAGATAACAAAATGAATCCGAAAGGTGGCAATTTAGGAGGTTATAGCCTTAAACCATTATTAGAGAACAATCAAAACAACTGGAAAGGACCAAATGGAGCGTTAACAGTTGTTGGAAATTTCGGAATTAAAATACCCACAGAAAAACAAAATTTCTCATATCGCACAAAAAACTGGAGATATATCAAATATAGTAATGGTCAAGAAGAGCTTTACAATCATCAAATAGATGGATATGAAACAAATAATGTTGCTTCAGAATCAAAATATTTAGATATTAAAAAGAAATTGATCAACGAAGTAAATGCTATCATTAATAAAAAATAG
- a CDS encoding alpha/beta hydrolase, translating to MKKILHKIWVTTFVIIISITGSIAAQNQELALWSTEIPGAIAAETYMESYDINLDQVRNVKIPTLKIFVPENPNGTAMIICPGGGYALLAIKRSGYDVAKWLNKLGITAFVLKYRLPSDVIMEDKSIGPLQDTQESIRYVRRNAKKWQLNPNKIGIIGFSAGGHLASTLATHYKDVTYKTKDTTSAKPNFTVLVYPVISMQHDITHKGSRNRLLGNKPSKEEIEKFSNQLHVNAHTSPTFIAHASDDQSVSVKNSIAYYLALQENNIPAELHAYQHGKHAFFLGRENTTSQYWRNQCKNWLFLNNYIN from the coding sequence ATGAAAAAAATACTTCATAAAATCTGGGTAACCACTTTTGTTATCATCATCAGTATAACAGGTTCTATTGCTGCTCAAAATCAAGAGTTAGCTTTATGGAGTACTGAAATTCCTGGGGCAATAGCAGCTGAAACGTATATGGAATCGTATGATATAAATTTAGATCAAGTAAGAAATGTAAAAATTCCTACACTCAAAATATTTGTACCAGAAAATCCAAACGGAACAGCAATGATTATTTGTCCAGGTGGAGGTTATGCGCTGTTAGCCATCAAAAGATCAGGTTATGATGTTGCCAAATGGCTTAACAAATTAGGCATAACTGCATTTGTTTTAAAATACAGATTACCAAGTGATGTAATTATGGAAGACAAATCGATTGGTCCACTTCAAGACACTCAAGAATCCATACGATATGTAAGACGTAATGCTAAAAAATGGCAACTAAATCCAAATAAAATTGGTATCATAGGCTTTTCTGCTGGTGGGCATTTAGCATCAACATTAGCAACACACTATAAAGATGTTACTTATAAAACTAAAGATACCACCAGTGCAAAACCAAATTTTACAGTTTTGGTATATCCTGTGATTTCGATGCAGCATGACATAACACACAAAGGCTCAAGAAATCGATTATTAGGAAACAAACCATCTAAAGAAGAGATAGAAAAGTTTTCTAATCAATTGCATGTCAATGCTCATACATCGCCAACTTTTATTGCACACGCATCAGATGATCAATCTGTTTCTGTAAAAAATAGTATTGCTTATTACCTGGCTTTACAAGAAAATAACATACCTGCAGAGCTTCATGCATATCAGCATGGAAAACATGCCTTTTTTTTAGGCAGAGAAAATACCACTAGCCAATATTGGAGGAATCAATGTAAAAATTGGCTTTTCTTAAATAATTATATCAATTAA
- a CDS encoding glycoside hydrolase family 2 TIM barrel-domain containing protein, which translates to MKINYLALLITLSFVFSCQKQIVEKPIYTAEKWENPEWENPEIFQINREQPTATFYRYKNKEASLKNESWQNSELYQSLNGTWNFYYADSVQARPTEFYKNGFDLGGWDTISVPSNWEMKGFGIPVYTNIKYMFPANPPFIPHNINNNGSYKRNFEMPKAWDGKDHYLHFEGVSGAMYVWINGEFVGYNEGSKTAAEFNITKFTKPGTNSVSVQVLRWSDASYMEDQDFWRLSGIERDVYVYASNKISLKDFTVIADLENDYQDGKFNLNLKVDKNSANAIEKEVAIQLLDEDQTIYSETKPVTLKEGSNSIDFSKTIANIKSWNAEHPNLYTLLISVNGESTAVKVGFRNIKIENSQFLVNGQPILIKGVNLHDHDEKTGHRITESLTIKDMELMKQNNINAIRCSHYPKDPFFYRLADKYGFYVVNEANIETHGMGTTNQGLDNDLEKQAKHPAYLPSWKGAHLDRTIRMFERDKNHASIVTWSLGNEAGNGDNFYATYAWLKEHDATRPTQYEGATGYENTDIQAPMYWPIQKMIQYVKEDGSRPLIQCEYAHAMGNSLGNFQDYWDVIEAYPTMQGGFIWDWVDQGLLTTNDKNEEFWAYGGDLGGAHLQNDNNFCLNGIVNPDRTPHPALFETKKVYQYVKFKQTNLSSGEFEIKNMYDFTNLNTLEFSWKLLENGVEVAERILPVIDVAPYQTTKIKMNLPTLANNDSDYHLNIYAKTATSSPLVPKNHTVAYEQFQLQKGNFSKNSVISKSDIVSNKKDSMYSISNANFKIEFNTTTGALKTLDYGDGNLLENGIKPNFWRATTDNDFGFKMPKKLGEWKEASNNQDLIAFEENNIGNTVTVKSTYNLPAAKDAKVVMTYNITSDGTIKVQTELKNVASSLPMLPRFGTNFIIDESYNAVSWFGRGPHENYQDRNTAALVGQYTASVSDLYFPYIRPQENGYKTDTRWVQFTNESGKGIQVTAQNYIGFSAHHQYNSDFDAGETKQQRHTTDIIKRDFVNINIDMAQMGVGGDTSWGAMPHKEYRIKPTNLSFSYTISNISTNEK; encoded by the coding sequence ATGAAAATAAATTACCTAGCCTTATTAATAACATTATCATTTGTTTTTTCATGTCAAAAACAAATTGTTGAAAAACCAATTTATACTGCAGAAAAATGGGAAAATCCAGAATGGGAAAATCCAGAAATTTTTCAAATTAATAGAGAGCAACCTACTGCTACTTTTTATAGGTATAAAAACAAAGAGGCTTCTTTAAAAAATGAAAGTTGGCAAAATTCCGAATTATACCAATCCTTAAATGGAACTTGGAACTTTTATTATGCAGATAGTGTACAAGCTAGACCAACAGAATTCTATAAAAATGGCTTTGATTTAGGTGGATGGGATACCATTTCTGTACCTTCAAATTGGGAAATGAAAGGTTTTGGAATCCCAGTCTATACCAATATCAAATACATGTTTCCAGCAAATCCGCCTTTCATTCCTCATAATATTAACAATAACGGAAGTTATAAACGTAATTTTGAAATGCCAAAAGCTTGGGATGGTAAAGACCACTATCTACATTTCGAAGGCGTAAGTGGCGCCATGTATGTTTGGATTAATGGTGAATTTGTGGGCTATAATGAAGGTAGTAAAACAGCAGCTGAATTTAATATTACCAAATTCACAAAACCAGGAACAAATAGTGTTTCAGTTCAAGTTTTACGATGGTCTGATGCTAGTTATATGGAAGATCAAGATTTTTGGCGTCTGTCTGGTATAGAACGTGATGTGTATGTGTATGCGTCCAATAAAATTAGCTTAAAAGATTTTACAGTAATCGCTGATTTAGAAAATGACTATCAAGATGGTAAATTCAATCTAAACCTAAAAGTTGATAAAAATTCAGCAAATGCCATTGAAAAAGAAGTTGCTATACAATTATTAGATGAAGATCAAACAATTTACTCAGAAACGAAACCTGTAACACTCAAAGAAGGCAGCAATAGTATTGATTTTAGTAAAACCATTGCAAATATTAAATCTTGGAATGCAGAACACCCAAATTTATATACACTTCTTATTTCTGTAAACGGTGAATCTACAGCTGTAAAAGTCGGATTTAGAAACATAAAAATTGAAAATAGTCAGTTTTTAGTCAATGGACAACCTATTCTAATCAAAGGTGTTAATCTTCACGATCATGATGAAAAAACAGGTCATAGAATAACAGAATCATTAACTATTAAAGATATGGAGTTAATGAAACAAAACAATATCAATGCCATTCGCTGTAGTCATTATCCTAAAGATCCTTTCTTTTATAGGTTAGCAGATAAATATGGATTTTATGTTGTTAATGAAGCCAATATAGAAACGCATGGAATGGGAACAACAAATCAAGGTTTAGACAATGATTTAGAGAAACAAGCAAAACACCCAGCGTATTTACCTTCTTGGAAAGGGGCTCATTTAGACAGAACAATTAGAATGTTTGAACGCGACAAAAATCACGCAAGCATTGTAACATGGTCTTTGGGGAACGAAGCTGGTAATGGCGATAATTTTTATGCAACCTACGCTTGGTTAAAAGAGCACGATGCTACTAGACCAACTCAATATGAAGGGGCTACAGGTTATGAAAACACAGACATACAAGCACCTATGTATTGGCCAATACAAAAAATGATTCAATACGTAAAAGAAGACGGTTCAAGACCTTTAATACAATGCGAATATGCGCATGCAATGGGAAATAGCCTTGGTAATTTTCAGGATTATTGGGATGTTATTGAAGCTTACCCAACCATGCAAGGTGGCTTTATTTGGGATTGGGTAGACCAAGGTTTACTGACTACAAATGACAAAAATGAAGAATTCTGGGCTTATGGAGGTGATTTAGGAGGTGCACATTTACAAAACGATAATAATTTCTGTTTGAACGGAATTGTAAATCCTGATAGAACTCCTCACCCTGCATTGTTTGAAACTAAAAAAGTGTATCAATATGTAAAATTTAAACAGACAAATCTAAGCTCTGGAGAATTTGAAATTAAAAATATGTATGATTTTACAAACTTAAATACATTAGAGTTTTCCTGGAAACTTTTAGAAAATGGTGTTGAAGTTGCTGAAAGGATTTTACCTGTAATTGATGTGGCTCCTTATCAAACTACAAAAATAAAAATGAACTTACCTACTTTAGCAAATAACGATAGCGATTATCATTTAAATATATACGCTAAAACTGCTACGTCTAGCCCATTAGTTCCTAAAAATCATACAGTGGCATATGAGCAGTTTCAGCTTCAAAAAGGAAATTTTAGTAAGAATTCTGTTATTTCTAAAAGTGATATTGTAAGCAATAAAAAAGATTCCATGTATAGCATCTCTAATGCTAATTTCAAAATTGAGTTTAATACTACAACAGGAGCATTAAAAACGTTAGATTATGGAGATGGTAACTTATTAGAAAATGGAATCAAACCAAACTTTTGGCGTGCCACAACAGATAATGATTTTGGTTTTAAAATGCCTAAAAAACTAGGTGAATGGAAAGAAGCTTCAAACAATCAAGATTTAATTGCTTTTGAAGAAAACAACATAGGGAATACTGTAACAGTAAAATCAACGTATAATTTGCCTGCTGCAAAAGATGCCAAGGTTGTGATGACCTATAACATTACTTCAGATGGTACAATAAAAGTACAAACAGAACTTAAAAATGTAGCTTCTAGCCTTCCTATGCTACCTAGATTTGGTACAAATTTTATAATTGATGAAAGCTATAATGCTGTTTCATGGTTTGGTAGAGGACCGCATGAAAATTATCAAGATAGAAATACGGCTGCATTAGTGGGGCAATACACGGCTAGCGTTTCAGATTTGTACTTTCCTTATATTCGTCCGCAAGAAAATGGCTATAAAACAGATACACGTTGGGTACAATTCACAAATGAAAGTGGAAAAGGCATTCAAGTTACCGCACAAAATTATATCGGTTTTAGTGCACACCATCAATACAACAGCGATTTTGACGCAGGCGAAACAAAGCAACAACGCCACACTACAGATATTATAAAAAGAGATTTTGTCAATATAAATATAGATATGGCACAAATGGGTGTTGGTGGTGATACCAGTTGGGGTGCAATGCCACATAAAGAATATCGCATTAAACCAACTAACTTAAGTTTTAGCTACACAATTTCAAATATAAGTACAAATGAAAAATAA